Proteins encoded within one genomic window of Chitinophagales bacterium:
- a CDS encoding endonuclease/exonuclease/phosphatase family protein: protein MWGAIYQFFKRIKNLLILGIYLCFVLSMLAQIVSPSLSVFFAPFGLLFLPLFLLTLTIGVIYFRRNKWIAISAIILVAFSFKFLGNSIALNFNQEKKGLKVMSWNVKNFDLYNWTKNQETRQKMLTLIDSQDADVLCFQEFYNNPNSYNNIDALKKLGYQYISFFPTFSQKDGDQWGLAILSKYQLSNSKAITLSKKSSSLNHCVRADLTFENKKYTIFNAHMQSIHLDYTDLNYIEDVKKEISLIDKIKSWHILRKILGAYTHRQEQVGILAEELKASENVILCCDLNDIPASYAYQQLSKECNDAFKEKGFGLSHTISIGLPLYRIDYIFISPSIITNSYQRIETELSDHHMVISYLQ, encoded by the coding sequence ATGTGGGGGGCTATCTATCAGTTTTTTAAACGCATCAAGAATTTACTTATTCTCGGTATCTACTTGTGCTTTGTTTTGAGCATGTTAGCACAGATTGTTTCGCCAAGTCTAAGTGTTTTTTTTGCACCTTTTGGCTTGCTCTTTCTCCCATTATTCCTCTTAACTCTGACCATTGGAGTTATTTACTTTAGACGAAATAAGTGGATAGCTATTAGCGCCATCATTTTGGTAGCTTTTTCATTTAAATTTCTAGGTAACTCTATAGCTCTAAATTTTAATCAAGAAAAAAAAGGCTTGAAAGTAATGAGTTGGAATGTCAAAAATTTTGATTTGTATAATTGGACAAAAAATCAAGAAACTCGTCAAAAAATGCTGACACTTATTGATTCCCAAGACGCAGATGTGTTATGTTTTCAAGAGTTCTATAACAACCCTAATAGCTATAATAATATTGATGCTCTGAAAAAGCTAGGCTATCAGTATATTAGTTTTTTTCCTACATTCTCCCAAAAAGATGGCGATCAATGGGGTCTGGCTATTCTATCCAAATATCAATTATCCAATTCAAAGGCTATAACGCTTAGTAAAAAATCATCATCCCTCAACCATTGTGTTCGTGCAGATTTGACGTTTGAGAACAAAAAGTATACCATATTCAATGCCCATATGCAGTCTATTCATTTAGATTATACAGATTTAAACTATATTGAAGATGTAAAGAAGGAAATTTCACTAATTGATAAGATAAAATCCTGGCATATTTTGCGTAAAATTTTAGGCGCCTATACCCACAGACAAGAACAAGTAGGTATTCTAGCAGAAGAACTAAAGGCGAGCGAGAATGTTATTCTTTGCTGCGATCTCAATGATATACCTGCTTCCTACGCCTATCAACAATTATCAAAGGAATGCAATGATGCTTTTAAGGAAAAGGGATTCGGACTGTCCCATACAATATCTATAGGGCTTCCTTTATACCGAATTGATTATATTTTTATATCGCCATCTATTATTACAAACTCCTATCAAAGAATCGAAACGGAGCTATCTGACCATCACATGGTGATAAGTTATCTCCAATAA